In Alphaproteobacteria bacterium, the genomic stretch CGGCATTGTTTACGAGAATGTCGATCCCCCCGCCCGCCTGCGTTTCGGCATCCTTCAGCAACGCGGCCGGAACAGCCGGGTCGGAAAGATTGCCCGCAGCGACGAAGGCGCGTTCACCCAGCTCATCCTTCACGGCATTGAGCGCATCGACCTTGGTGCCGGAAAGCACGACCTTGGCACCAGCGGCATGCAGGCCGCGCGCAATGGCGCCGCCAAGACCGCCCGAAGCGCCGGTAACCAGCGCGGTTTTCCCTGAAAGATCGAACATCGTTGTATCCTATAGGCTGGAGAGGAATTGATCAATTTCCGCGGGCGTGTGCACCGATATGGCCGCGATTTCCTTGTCGATACGCCGCGTCAGACCCGCAAGCACGCTGCCGACGCCGCATTCAACCAGTTGTTCCACGCCCTGCGCCTTCATGTAAAGCACGCTTTCGCGCCAGCGCACCGGCGCGGTCACCTGTTCAACCAACAAACGGCGAATGCTTTCCGGTTCGCTCACCGCCTCGGCCGTTACATTGGCAACCAGCGGCACCGCGGGCGGCTTGAGCGTAATGCCGGTCAGCGCCTTTTCCATGCCGACAGCTGCGGGTTGCATCAGCGCGCAATGGAACGGCGCGCTGACCGGCAGTTTCACGCTGCGCTTGAAGCCACGTTCGGCGGCGATGGCAATGGCGCGGTCTATCGCGCCCACATGTCCGCTAATCACGACTTGCCCGGGCGCGTTATCATTGGCGGCGGTACAAACCTCGCCTTGCGCGGCGGCGGCCGCGATTTCCTGTGCCTGCGCCATATCGACGCCAAGCAGCGCCGCCATGCCGCCGACGCCGACCGGCACCGCCGACTGCATTTCGAGCCCGCGCTGTTTTAAAAAGCGCGCGGTATCGGCAAGCGCCATGCTGCCGGCGGCGCAAAGCGCGGAAGATTCGCCAAGGCTGTGCCCAGCCACATAAGCCGCAGCTTGCGGCAGACGGAAGCTGCCTTGCGCGTCGAGCACGCGCATCACGGCCACGCTCACGGCCATCAACGCCGGCTGCGCATTCTCGGTCAGCTTCAGATCGTCCGGCGAGCCTTCAAACATGAGATGCGATAGCTTCTGCCCGAGCGCATCATCGACTTCCTCGAACACCTGACGCGCGGCCGGGAACGCCTCGGCCAGTTCCTTGCCCATGCCGACAGCCTGGCTCCCCTGCCCCGGAAACACCAATGCACGCTTCATTTATGTATTCCTTTCACCCGCAGCTTCAGTGTGTTACGTGGGCGTCAGCCTTGCCCGCTTGCCAAAAGCAAGTCAAGATTGTGTAGTATCTGCTGTTAAGCTATTGGAGTCGTGCATGATTATCGTTACCGGCGGCGCCGGTTTCATTGGCTCAGCCCTTGTTGCCGCGCTTGCAGAAACCAAGGAACCCTTGGTTGTCTGCGATTGGCTTGGGCAGGACGGCAAATGGCACAACATCGCCAAGCGCGAACTTGAAAACATTGTCCCCCCGGAAGACCTGCCCGAATACCTCGCGCGACACGGCAAGGATGTTAAGGCCATCTTTCATATGGGCGCGATTTCATCGACGACCGCAACCGACGGCGACGAGATCGTACAAAACAATTTCAAGCAAAGCCGCGATCTATGGCGCTGGTGCGCCGAAAATCGCGCACGCTTCATCTATGCCTCCTCCGCCGCCACTTATGGCAGCGGCGAACACGGCTTCGATGACGACGATAGCGCCGAGCATCTCGGGAAACTCAAGCCGCTCAACCTTTACGGCTGGAGCAAACATCTTTTTGACCGCTGGGTCCGGCTGCAAGCGAAGCTTGGCCGCAAGGGCCCGCCGCAATGCGCCGGGCTGAAATTCTTCAACGTTTTCGGCCCGAACGAATACCACAAGGGCGGCCAGCGCTCGGTCGCACACCAAATCCATCCCTTTGCGGTTAAGGGCGAGGCCTTTCCGCTCTTTAAATCCTATAGGCCTGATTACAAAGATGGCGGCCAGCTACGTGATTTCATATGGATAGGCGATGTAGTTAAGGTCATGGTTTGGCTTTACCAGAACCCGCGCGTCAGCGGCCTGTTCAATGTCGGCTCCGGCCGGGCACGCAGCTTCGCCGATATGGCCTCGGCGGTATATAGGGCGGCAGGAAAAGAACCCATGCTAACCTACCGGGAAATGCCCCCGGCGCTGATGAATGCCTACCAATACTTTACGCAAGCCAAGATGAATAAGCTGCGTGAAGCCGGTTACAGCGAACCGTTTACCGAGCTGGAAGAAGGCATCAGGTTGTATGTTCAGGATTACCTCGCTAAACCCGACCCCTATATATAAGCCTCAGGACCGTTATGACAGATAACCTCATTCCCTTACTGCCCAAGCTTAACGGCCATCGCGTGCTGGTTGTTGGTGACGTCATGCTCGACCGCTTTGTCTATGGCGCGGTTGACCGCATATCACCCGAAGCCCCCATCCCCGTCATTAAGGTACAACGGGAACTGGTCACACTCGGCGGCGCGGGTAACGTGGTTCGCAACATCGTTTCCCTTGGCGGCCATGTCGATCTGATCGGCATCGCCGGGCAGGACCAATCCGGCTATGATCTCGCCAAGCTGCTTACCGAACTTGAAAATGTCACGCCGCTTATCCTGACCGATAACTCGCGCCCTACAACGCTGAAAACCCGCTATGTCGCCAACGGCCAGCAGCTGCTGCGCTCCGATCATGAAATCAGCCAGATGGTCACCAAGGATATTGAAGACCAGCTTCTGATGCGCATCAAACCGGCGCTTGAAGAATGCGATGTCGTTATCCTTTCCGATTACGCCAAGGGCGTTTTAACCGAACGCATCGTGTCGGAAACGATTGCGATGGCCAAAGATCTGAACAAACCCGTTCTGATCGACCCCAAGGGCCGGGATTTTGCGCGCTACCGGGGCGCAACCATGCTTACGCCCAACCGGCGCGAACTGGCGGAAGCCGCCCATCTCGATAACATCAAGACGGTCGCGCAAGCCGAACAGGCGGCGCGCGTTCTTATCACCGCCTACAACCTTGAATTCGTGCTCGCCAAGCTGGGCGCGGACGGCATATGCCTTGTGAAG encodes the following:
- the rfaE1 gene encoding D-glycero-beta-D-manno-heptose-7-phosphate kinase yields the protein MTDNLIPLLPKLNGHRVLVVGDVMLDRFVYGAVDRISPEAPIPVIKVQRELVTLGGAGNVVRNIVSLGGHVDLIGIAGQDQSGYDLAKLLTELENVTPLILTDNSRPTTLKTRYVANGQQLLRSDHEISQMVTKDIEDQLLMRIKPALEECDVVILSDYAKGVLTERIVSETIAMAKDLNKPVLIDPKGRDFARYRGATMLTPNRRELAEAAHLDNIKTVAQAEQAARVLITAYNLEFVLAKLGADGICLVKREGEAKHIRAMAREVFDVSGAGDTVVGTMALGLAAGLTPDQAATLANLAGSIVVGKIGTATITPGDLAQELHEDQIRNTDQKVVPASEANEMAERWRRQGYKVGFTNGCFDLIHPGHISLLRQSRAACDRLIVGLNTDASIKRLKGEDRPVQNEQARATVLASLSDVDLVVLFSEDTPLKLIKSLRPALLVKGSDYTPDKVVGWDLVESWGGELLLANLIEGQSTTSTIARLKTATGS
- the rfaD gene encoding ADP-glyceromanno-heptose 6-epimerase → MIIVTGGAGFIGSALVAALAETKEPLVVCDWLGQDGKWHNIAKRELENIVPPEDLPEYLARHGKDVKAIFHMGAISSTTATDGDEIVQNNFKQSRDLWRWCAENRARFIYASSAATYGSGEHGFDDDDSAEHLGKLKPLNLYGWSKHLFDRWVRLQAKLGRKGPPQCAGLKFFNVFGPNEYHKGGQRSVAHQIHPFAVKGEAFPLFKSYRPDYKDGGQLRDFIWIGDVVKVMVWLYQNPRVSGLFNVGSGRARSFADMASAVYRAAGKEPMLTYREMPPALMNAYQYFTQAKMNKLREAGYSEPFTELEEGIRLYVQDYLAKPDPYI
- the fabD gene encoding ACP S-malonyltransferase, which produces MKRALVFPGQGSQAVGMGKELAEAFPAARQVFEEVDDALGQKLSHLMFEGSPDDLKLTENAQPALMAVSVAVMRVLDAQGSFRLPQAAAYVAGHSLGESSALCAAGSMALADTARFLKQRGLEMQSAVPVGVGGMAALLGVDMAQAQEIAAAAAQGEVCTAANDNAPGQVVISGHVGAIDRAIAIAAERGFKRSVKLPVSAPFHCALMQPAAVGMEKALTGITLKPPAVPLVANVTAEAVSEPESIRRLLVEQVTAPVRWRESVLYMKAQGVEQLVECGVGSVLAGLTRRIDKEIAAISVHTPAEIDQFLSSL